TCGGCGTACCGGGGAGCCGAGCGCCGGGACCGGACGGGAAGAGCCCGTCCGTGATCCAGACACCGGCCCTGATGACGCGAAGACGCGTCCCACGCGGACACCGCGTCGCCGACCCCCCGTCGGCCTCCCCATCACGTTCCCGAATGGAGAGGTACACCCATGCACGCCCTCATGCGCCGTCCCCACGTCCGCAAGTCCGCCGTGGCCTCCCTCGCCGCCGCGGGCGCCGCCGCCGTCAGCCTCACCCTCGTCCCGAGCCCGGCGCACGCCGCCGAGCCGGCCAAGGCCTCCACCGCGCAGACCCAGGCCCAGACCGACAAGATCGAGGCTATCGTCAAGGCCGGCGAGAAGAAGCACGGCGACGACCTCGACGGCTGGATCCGCACCGCCCTGGACGTCATGGACGCCAAGAACATCCCGGGCACCTACGAGGGCCTGCACCGCAACATCATGCGCGAGTCGTCCGGCAACCCGAACGCGCAGAACAACTGGGACGTCAACGCCCAGAACGGCATCCCCTCGAAGGGCCTGCTCCAGACCATTCAGCCCACCTTCGACGCCTACCACGTCAAGGGCACCAAGGACTCCGTCACCGA
This region of Streptomyces ambofaciens ATCC 23877 genomic DNA includes:
- a CDS encoding transglycosylase SLT domain-containing protein; this encodes MHALMRRPHVRKSAVASLAAAGAAAVSLTLVPSPAHAAEPAKASTAQTQAQTDKIEAIVKAGEKKHGDDLDGWIRTALDVMDAKNIPGTYEGLHRNIMRESSGNPNAQNNWDVNAQNGIPSKGLLQTIQPTFDAYHVKGTKDSVTDPVANIVAACNYAADKYGSMDNVDSAY